Below is a genomic region from Bacillus pumilus.
GATGCTGGATTATTTATTAAATCTTTTGAAGATGAAAGCAAAAAAGAGGAACTAATTGATCAAATGCATAGCCTGGCACCTGAAATTATGTCAGATCCTGAAATGAAAGAGTACGTTATTCAGGAAATAATGGGGTTGGGTTTAATTGAAAGAATTAAAAAGGATAAAGGCGTTACAGACATTGGTTTCAATGGAACAGATTTAATTGTAGAGGCCAATAATAGGCCCAAAGAGAGATATGATATTTCTGACATCCCAACAGATTATTTTGATAGGCTTATTCAATCATTTGCGACTGATGAGGATAAGGAATTTAATTCAAATCATCCTATTTTAAGTGCTGCAGTTGATGATATAAGGTTGAGCGCAGTTCATCCTCATAACGCGCATTACGGGCCTACACTTTCAATGAGGGTATTAAGTAAAAGATTAGTCATTGATGATAATGCATTTGTGGAAATTGCTTCAAAGCAAGTTTCCGATCTTTTAAAAAGCTTAATCAAAGTTGGGTGTAGCACTTTAATAGCTGGCCCAACTGGTACAGGGAAAACTGAATTACAAAAATATCTAACAAGTCCTATCCCATTTGAGGAACGTATTATAAGTATTGAAGAAGAAATGGAAACTTTCATGAAGGAACTATACCCAGAGAAGGATATTTATTCTTGGAGAACCAGAGAGAATTTAACCCAATCTGATTTGATTAAGGCAGCTATGCGTAATCACGCGGTTTGGATTATGCCAACTGAATTGCTTGGATCGGAGGCATATGAGGCTGTCGAAGCTACAATTACGGGGCACCATGTAATAAGTAGTTTACATGCTAGTTCTACTAAGACAATTCCAAGAAGAATGTTTTATATGGCTGGACAAGGTAGAAATATAAATGAGTCAACATTTCTTCAAGACTTCTTTGACGGTTTTCAAATTGGGATTCATGTTACAAAAATTTTTATTAATGGTATTCCTTTTAGATATATTGATGAAATTGCAGAGTATACTCCAAAGCAGGAAATTAACATCTTATTCAAAAAAAATGTCTTGCATAATGGAAGTGAAAGAATTGAGTATGGCCGCATATCATCCGATCTAGAACTAAAACTATCCGACGCGGGTATTAAAATCCCTTCTTGCTTTGTAGATACAATAGAGGAGAAGGTATTATGAAGCAGAGAGGGCGTTTATTTAATTTAGAAGAGTTAAATGCCTATAAGATCGCCTATGGTGAACCGATCAAAGGTAAGGATATTTATCGAGAGATATTTATTCCATTTTTAGTGGCTGCAGGTCTTGTTTTTTCACTCTACTACTACTGGTGGTTATCGTTACTAGCAGGATTTACAGCTGTTTTTTATTCTTTTAAAGTTGGTTTGCCACGAAATATAAAAAAGGCATACTATTTGGATTCGTTTGAAGAAAGGAATAGATTTGTTAATGAAATGACTCAATTCTTATCTAATGAAAATCTTACGGTCCAAAGTGCATTGAAATTATACACTTACAGAGCAACTGGAGAATTCCAAAAAGACTTGTTGTACTTGGAAGGAGGGTTACGTGATGCGACTAATCAAGAGAAAATTAGTCTATTCAACGACCTTCGAAAAAAGTATTCAATGGATATTCCCTTTGATATGTTTGTTGAACAGTTGTTAACGTCAATGCTGGAAGGTAGAAGAAGTAGCGAATCAATGATGGAGATTACCAAATATCATAATGAAGT
It encodes:
- a CDS encoding ATPase, T2SS/T4P/T4SS family → MNKELVAKDVIDGLKADLRKNDAGLFIKSFEDESKKEELIDQMHSLAPEIMSDPEMKEYVIQEIMGLGLIERIKKDKGVTDIGFNGTDLIVEANNRPKERYDISDIPTDYFDRLIQSFATDEDKEFNSNHPILSAAVDDIRLSAVHPHNAHYGPTLSMRVLSKRLVIDDNAFVEIASKQVSDLLKSLIKVGCSTLIAGPTGTGKTELQKYLTSPIPFEERIISIEEEMETFMKELYPEKDIYSWRTRENLTQSDLIKAAMRNHAVWIMPTELLGSEAYEAVEATITGHHVISSLHASSTKTIPRRMFYMAGQGRNINESTFLQDFFDGFQIGIHVTKIFINGIPFRYIDEIAEYTPKQEINILFKKNVLHNGSERIEYGRISSDLELKLSDAGIKIPSCFVDTIEEKVL